AAGGAACATCCAGCAATCGCAGATAGACAGTGAGTTGTCCGCGATGATGGTACCAGTGATTCAACAAAATACTTCTGGCAACACCGCTACGAGGTATCGTAAAAACTTCTTCCTCACCCTTCGTGAGACGCCAGGGGGAAGTTGCCTTCTGATGATCCCAATCTCCCAGGACCTGTTTCGCGCCTACCAGTCCTGCTTCGAGAACAGAAAGAATTTGCTCCTTTGATTCAGGATGAGGCGGGTCAAACTGCGCTTTCAATGCGTCAAAACCATCCATCATAAGCAAATTGGATATGGATCCGGGAAGAGACGCTACGTGTAATGCGAGTTGACCCAGGGACATGGACTTCGGATGCGGAGCCCACTTCAACCTCTCCTCCGGTACGAGTGATAAAAGCCGCCGGGTTGAAATCGCTTCTTGTTCCAGTTCATGAATCATGCTTTGAATGCTGTCTGTCATTTTATTTCCTCCTTCAACTGTACCAGATAGTACAACAACAACTGATAATTTGTCAATATGCATTGTACTTTATGGTACAATGCCATCATGAAGGCGTCGCTCAATACGAAACAACGCATGGTGGGTGCAGCTCTTCAACTGTTTCACCAGCGTGGAATCCACGCGACAACCGTGGATCAAGTTCTGGAAGCATCTGCAACCGGGAAGAGTCAGTTCTATCATTACTTCAAGAACAAAGAAGGGCTCATTCATGCAGTGTTGGTCAGCTTCTACGAGAAGTTGAAGTCGGAAGACATTCCAGTAATCAAGCGAATCGAATCCTGGGAAGATCTTGAGAAATGGTTTTCCTTCTTCATTGATTCGCAGAAATCGATGCGACTCTCACGAAACTGTCCAGTAGCAACGATCGGAACCGATCTGTCTGGAGAGCAGGAGTTGTTACGTCAGGATTGCCGTTTGATTTTCGAATTTACAAAGCGATCCCTTACAGATTTTTTCTCGCTCATGAAAGGTAAACGCGAACTCCCTACCGATGCGGATCCAGAATCTCTTGCAGATTTCTGTTTTACGGTTATGCAGGGTGGATTGCTCGTTTCAAAAATCAAACGGGAGTCTGCCCCGTTTGAAAATTCTGTTGCCCACGCTATGAACTACTTACACTCTTTGCGGCGATCCGCACGGAGATGATGATTCAAAACCGGATTGTTTGCCCCTGTTTTGGCAAAATACAGTTGGAGCAGTTAATCTCTTCTTTTGCGGCGTGATGATAAATCACAACTGTGTTTGCAAGAGTCTTCAACTTCTCCTCCGGGATCTTCTCCAACAACCACGGAGTGATAAACAGCACATCGAGTTTCGGTTGCGACAGTAAAGTTGCGGGATCATCTGTATCGCCGACAAAGTAAAAACTTTTGTTTTTCCATTCGACTCTGTAGGAATAATGATCCACCTTACCGTGGGTAGAGGGAATGGCTCTAATATTCACATCATCAACTCGCGCAAGATGTTTCTCCCAGTTAACCCGGGATTGCTTTGCAACTTGTTGCATGACATCCGGAGGGCCAAGAACTTTGCATCCGATTCGGGAGTGCAATGAGGCATCGAAGTGATCTTGGTGTTGATGTGTAATCAGACAGTAGGCGTTCTTGCGTGCATTCAGTAGTTTTGGATCATAGGTCATGTACCCAAAGGCCCCGGATTCGTAGGGGAAGTCAGACAGGATTGTCGTGGTTCCATCCGTTATTTCGAAAGCTTCATTTCCCAGAAAGCGCATCTCCAGTTGTGCCGGATCCTCAGGAACGGAGAATACCAGAGACGCTACCAGAATCAGAATCATTGATTGAATTCTTGCATCATTGGCAGTGGCACGCGATAAAATTGGTACGAAATCGCCTGACCGAGGTACACGCTGGTAGATTTGAGGCACGAGAAGTATAGAATCTGAATGGGAAAAATGCGAAAGTTGATCGTACTCCTCCTTCTTATCTATTCCCTCTGCTTTGGTGAGAAGTTCCAGAGTTTCGACGACTTTCTTTCCCAATATGAACGTGTCGCTGCCACTGAACGCGCAGAATTGGTTCAATCCTTCGTAAAATGGCAACAGTCACGCGGTGGGTTTCCATTGATTGAACAAGATGGAAATGTCCTGTTTATCTACTTCGGAAACGGGAACGAAAAAGAGGTGCGACTGGTCGGTGATTTTCGTACTCGCAATTTTTATAACGTTTACTGGGATGAGAAAGGGGAAGCGATGTCAAGCGCTGAACAAGCCACTCCTCTGTTTTACAAGAGACTTAGGTTCGAAAAGGATGCGCGGTTGGATTACAAATTCCTTGTGGACGGAAAGTACATTACGGATCCACTGAATCCTCGAGTCATTGAAAGCGGAATCGCGCCCGCTTCGCAGAACGAACCTGTTGCAATAGCGTCCCAACTCGTGATGCCCGATTCTGCTTCGACAGAATTCGAAAACGGGAAAAACATTTCGCAAGGAAAACTCATTGTGATCGAAGAAGAATGGGCACGACCAAAAGTCACGATTTATCTTCCTCCCGGTTATGATGGTTCGAAAAAATACCGGGTTCTCTATACGGCCGATGGAAGCGCGGCGATCAAATTCATCCGAATACCGGCGACTCTGGATGGCCTCATCGCAGACCATCGAATCGAACCGGCCATAGCGGTAATGATCGATTCGGCCGAAGATCGAAGAACCTGGTATTACTTCAACCCTCAATATCTGGCCTATCTGGAGAAAGTTGTTCATTACATCGACAGTCACTATTCCACACGGGCCTCTCCTGACGATCGAGTTCACGCCGGAAGCTCCGCGGGCGCATCGATCACTTTATATGTGGGATTGCAGCGACCGGATCTATTTCGAAACCTTGCAATGCTCTCCCCCTCCTTAACCGGTCCACCACATTTCTATGAGCCCTATTTCAGCGGGCAAAAGCGGCCCGATCCGAAACTGAAACTCTGGTTAAGCGCCGGCACCTACGAAGGATATATCCATAGCGATACCCTCACTATGGAGAAATATTTCAACAGCGTGCGTTTGAAAACGAAAGTTGTTTATACACACGAAGGCCACAGTTTCAGTCAGTGGCGCCGAATGGCCGCGGAAATGCTGGAATATTTTTTCGCTCCTTGATCGGTATAATAGGAAAAACCAGGAGGTTTCTAAATGAAATTACGTTTTTGGGGAATTTTATTTCTCTTCATTCCGTTGCTCGCCTGGTGTGAAAGCAAAGTATCTTTGAATAAAACGAGTTTCCTCCCGGGCGAGACAATTGTCATTAGCTACTCAACAGGCCGACCTCCATTGAATTCTGCCTGGCTCGGCATCATTCCCTCGAATGTTGCCCACGGAAAAGAATCTGAAAATGACACGCACGATGTGAACTATGCGTACATCCCTCAAGCAAGTGGATCCGTAGAGCTGGCTGCTCCGCTACAACCGGGCTCCTACGATATTAGAATGAATTATGACGGAGCCGAGCTTGCCTCCGCGACTTTTCAAGTGCAGGCGGTTGATTACAAAGCTTCAATTAAACTGAATAAGGGCACCTTTACTCCGGGTGAGGAAATCACGGTTACCTTCACTACCGATCTGGAGTTGCCCAAGAGCGCATGGCTCGGCGTGATTCCCTCAAACGTTCCTCACGGAAAATCGGACGTCAATGATCAACATGACGTGGACTATCAGTACGTAGAGGGGAAAAAATCGGCTTCGCTGAAGTTCCACGCGCCCGAAAAAGCGGGCAGCTATGATTTTCGCTTGCATGACGCCGACTCCGGCGGGACGGAAATTGGTTCCGCAACGTTTCAGGTTGGGAGTGTGAAACTCGAAGGGACGCTAAAGCTCAAAAAAGATGCTTTTGCTCCCGGCGAGGAAATTGACGTTGAATTTACGGCGCCCGAAGCCCTTTCACCCAGGGCCTGGATTGGAATGATTCCCTCCAATGTGCCGCACGGAAAGGAAGAGGTGAACGACCAACATGATATCCAGTGGCAATATCTGGAGAAGAAAAGTTCAGGAGTATTGCGTTTTGTGGCTCCGCCGGAAAATGGATCCTACGATTTTCGAATGAACAGCACAGACAGTGATGGAGTTGAGATCACATCCGTCACATTCAAGGTTGGAGGAAGTCTCGATTCGAAGGCGATGGCCACCGCAATTGCAGAAACAGGGAAACTGACACTGTATGGAGTACAGTTCGATTTCAATCAAGCAACGATCAAACCTGAATCCGAGCCGGTCTTAAGAGAGGTAGGCGGATTACTGCAAGAGGACGGCGCGTTGAAATTGAAAATCGAAGGGCACACGGACAATGTTGGAAACCTGCTTACAATCTGGAGCTCTCCAAGAAGCGGGCGGAAAGTGTAAAAGCTTACCTTGTCAGCAACTTCAAGATTGATGCGGCGCGGCTGACTACCGACGGATTCGGGGAAACGAAACCGATTGCAAAAAATGACACCGACCAAGGACGGGCTCAAAATCGCCGCGTGGAACTCGTGAAGCAACAGTAATGCAATAGCGATTGAAGTCGATACTACCAGCCCGCGTAGGACGACGAATTTGTTTTACCTGGGCTCG
The window above is part of the bacterium genome. Proteins encoded here:
- a CDS encoding MBL fold metallo-hydrolase, producing MILILVASLVFSVPEDPAQLEMRFLGNEAFEITDGTTTILSDFPYESGAFGYMTYDPKLLNARKNAYCLITHQHQDHFDASLHSRIGCKVLGPPDVMQQVAKQSRVNWEKHLARVDDVNIRAIPSTHGKVDHYSYRVEWKNKSFYFVGDTDDPATLLSQPKLDVLFITPWLLEKIPEEKLKTLANTVVIYHHAAKEEINCSNCILPKQGQTIRF
- a CDS encoding OmpA family protein, yielding MELSKKRAESVKAYLVSNFKIDAARLTTDGFGETKPIAKNDTDQGRAQNRRVELVKQQ
- a CDS encoding DinB family protein, producing MTDSIQSMIHELEQEAISTRRLLSLVPEERLKWAPHPKSMSLGQLALHVASLPGSISNLLMMDGFDALKAQFDPPHPESKEQILSVLEAGLVGAKQVLGDWDHQKATSPWRLTKGEEEVFTIPRSGVARSILLNHWYHHRGQLTVYLRLLDVPLPVTYGRSADEDPFA
- a CDS encoding TetR/AcrR family transcriptional regulator, which translates into the protein MKASLNTKQRMVGAALQLFHQRGIHATTVDQVLEASATGKSQFYHYFKNKEGLIHAVLVSFYEKLKSEDIPVIKRIESWEDLEKWFSFFIDSQKSMRLSRNCPVATIGTDLSGEQELLRQDCRLIFEFTKRSLTDFFSLMKGKRELPTDADPESLADFCFTVMQGGLLVSKIKRESAPFENSVAHAMNYLHSLRRSARR